In Nocardioides cavernae, a single genomic region encodes these proteins:
- a CDS encoding GNAT family N-acetyltransferase — protein MSAPEDSLAGEAGPDVRLPIETDRLLLRPHRTSDLDDLAQFRGDPEVVRYVPWPVRDRAATEETLQVKLTQTELVAHGQWLVLAVEVRSTGTVIGEVLLKWAADRQGEVGFALGRDHQGQGYAAEAATAMLRLGFDELGFHRISAVCIEENVASARLLARLGMRQEARLVDNVFFKGAWATQLVFAMLEDEWRAPR, from the coding sequence GTGAGCGCGCCCGAAGACTCCCTCGCGGGCGAGGCCGGGCCGGACGTGCGGTTGCCGATCGAGACAGACCGGCTGCTCCTGCGTCCGCACCGGACGAGCGACCTCGACGACCTCGCGCAGTTCCGCGGCGATCCCGAGGTCGTGCGCTACGTGCCGTGGCCGGTCCGCGACCGCGCGGCGACCGAGGAGACTCTGCAGGTCAAGCTCACCCAGACCGAGCTCGTCGCCCACGGCCAGTGGCTGGTGCTCGCCGTCGAGGTGCGGTCGACCGGCACGGTGATCGGCGAGGTGCTGCTCAAGTGGGCCGCGGACCGTCAGGGCGAGGTCGGCTTCGCGCTCGGCCGCGACCACCAGGGACAGGGCTACGCCGCCGAGGCCGCCACGGCGATGCTGCGGCTGGGCTTCGACGAGCTCGGCTTCCACCGGATCTCCGCCGTCTGCATCGAGGAGAACGTCGCCTCCGCCCGGCTGCTGGCCCGGCTGGGCATGCGGCAGGAGGCACGCCTGGTCGACAACGTGTTCTTCAAGGGCGCGTGGGCCACCCAGCTCGTGTTCGCGATGCTCGAGGACGAGTGGCGCGCGCCGAGATGA
- the lysX gene encoding bifunctional lysylphosphatidylglycerol synthetase/lysine--tRNA ligase LysX, with protein MTDVIERQPDPADPDAGPGATSDRGTRPTPQDDRWPDYFALTTFAFAAFVLVVALVPPWRRYFSDADDALSLLTIPIVPSVVYAALLTVLAVGLRRRLAAAWWLFLLWWLVLPELGRVLALARGDDVVLNLIGLVICLVVLVLAFRARRQFVATQVPGSLRRAVAFFVLGGAVVLFGGAGLVLAFGSASSYVKALEYVYGFMLADVGRVAEQGVPVTAPIWVRAVVGLGGATVVVVSASLLFRPSRDTHSLTVADEACVRTLLRDFGERDSLGYFATRRDKAVVWDTGDPATARAGVSYRVFGSVSLSSGNPVGDPEHWAAAIERWRQEARSNGWSLANMGAGEEGATALAEAGLVAYEIGDEAVVDLSEFSLGGPGMKAVRQSVARVQRRGYTTRTMRHSTLTEEDFAELIAAAGQWRGDGGDERGFSMALGRLEDPLDGDCVMVQAHDEEGRLRGFLSFVPWGRNGLSLDLMRRDPTAGNGLVELMVVALAGSAATFGVGRVSLNFAMFREAFERGAQIGAGPVARLWRQGLLLASRTWQLESLYRSNAKYLPSWQPRFMCFEYASDLPRVGTAAGNAEGFLSRPTLASLRGRKPGEALETGGSQHAAAVLALVPPAPDPVAQALSTEGLPEQVRVRREKLDRIRRSGIDPYPVTFPRTHTMAEVIAESAGLPPDTFTGRRVSIAGRVILKRDHGKLGFAELRDGSGDLQVMVDIADVGAAQDELWRRDIDLGDHLGVTGEVITTRKGELSVRAESLALTSKSLRPLPDKHLGLTDPEARVRNRHVDLIVRPGARDIAYKRATIVRSVRDSLHARGFTEVETPILQLVHGGANARPFETHINAYDMDLYLRIATELHLKRLVVGGMERVFELGRQFRNEGVDFKHNPEFTSMEVYATYGDYDTMRVLTQEIIQEAAAAIYGSPIARRTDENGKTVEHDFSGTWPVKSVCEAVSEALGEEITADTPLPLLQRHAAAIGLDLDADASWGFVLEEVYAELCEGSTTTPVFYKDFPKENAPLTRPHRADPRLAEKWDLVIFGAEQGTAYSELVDPLDQRARLVAQSLLAAAGDPEAMQVDEDFLGALEYGMPPTGGMGLGIDRLVMNLTGLSIRDTILFPLTRPND; from the coding sequence ATGACAGACGTGATCGAGCGGCAGCCGGACCCGGCGGACCCCGACGCGGGGCCGGGGGCGACGTCGGACCGAGGAACACGTCCGACGCCACAGGATGACCGTTGGCCCGACTACTTCGCCCTGACCACGTTCGCCTTCGCCGCCTTCGTCCTCGTCGTGGCCCTGGTCCCCCCGTGGCGGCGCTACTTCAGCGACGCCGACGACGCGCTCTCGCTGTTGACCATCCCGATCGTGCCCAGCGTGGTCTACGCAGCCCTGCTGACGGTCCTCGCTGTCGGCCTGCGCCGCCGGCTCGCAGCCGCCTGGTGGCTCTTCCTGCTCTGGTGGCTGGTCCTGCCCGAGCTGGGCCGGGTCCTTGCCCTCGCCCGAGGCGACGACGTCGTGCTCAACCTCATCGGCCTGGTGATCTGCCTCGTCGTGCTGGTGCTGGCCTTCCGGGCGCGCCGCCAGTTCGTGGCCACCCAGGTGCCGGGAAGCCTGCGACGTGCCGTCGCCTTCTTCGTCCTGGGGGGCGCCGTCGTGCTGTTCGGTGGGGCCGGCCTGGTCCTCGCCTTCGGCAGCGCCTCGAGCTACGTGAAGGCGCTGGAGTACGTGTACGGCTTCATGCTCGCCGACGTCGGCCGGGTGGCCGAGCAGGGCGTTCCGGTCACGGCGCCGATCTGGGTACGGGCCGTGGTCGGACTGGGCGGCGCGACGGTGGTGGTCGTCTCCGCGAGCCTGCTGTTCCGACCCTCCCGTGACACACACTCGCTGACGGTGGCGGACGAGGCCTGCGTGCGCACGCTGTTGCGCGACTTCGGTGAGCGGGACTCGTTGGGCTACTTCGCGACCCGCCGCGACAAGGCGGTCGTGTGGGACACCGGTGATCCGGCGACCGCGCGGGCAGGGGTCTCCTACCGGGTGTTCGGCTCGGTCAGCCTGTCCAGTGGCAACCCGGTGGGCGACCCCGAGCACTGGGCGGCGGCGATCGAGCGGTGGCGGCAGGAAGCGCGGTCGAACGGGTGGTCGCTGGCCAACATGGGCGCCGGCGAGGAAGGAGCGACCGCCCTCGCAGAAGCCGGCCTGGTCGCCTATGAGATCGGCGACGAAGCCGTGGTGGACCTCAGCGAGTTCTCGCTCGGCGGGCCCGGCATGAAGGCCGTGCGGCAGTCGGTCGCGCGGGTGCAACGCCGTGGTTACACGACCCGGACGATGCGCCACTCCACTCTCACCGAGGAGGACTTCGCCGAGCTCATCGCAGCTGCCGGACAGTGGCGCGGTGACGGTGGCGACGAGCGGGGCTTCTCGATGGCGCTGGGTCGACTGGAGGACCCCCTCGACGGTGACTGCGTGATGGTGCAGGCCCACGACGAGGAGGGAAGGTTGCGTGGCTTCCTCAGCTTCGTCCCGTGGGGTCGCAACGGGCTGTCCCTCGACCTGATGCGACGTGATCCGACGGCGGGCAACGGGCTGGTGGAGCTGATGGTGGTTGCACTGGCCGGGAGTGCAGCCACCTTCGGTGTGGGTCGCGTCTCGCTCAACTTCGCCATGTTCCGTGAGGCGTTCGAGCGAGGTGCACAGATCGGGGCCGGTCCGGTGGCGCGGCTGTGGCGGCAGGGACTGCTGCTGGCCAGCCGGACGTGGCAGCTGGAGTCCCTCTACCGGTCGAACGCCAAGTACCTGCCGAGCTGGCAACCGCGCTTCATGTGCTTCGAGTACGCCTCCGACCTGCCGCGGGTCGGGACCGCGGCGGGCAACGCCGAGGGGTTCCTGTCCCGGCCCACGCTCGCCTCACTGCGTGGCAGGAAGCCGGGCGAGGCGCTCGAGACCGGGGGATCGCAGCACGCTGCCGCCGTGCTCGCCCTCGTGCCGCCGGCGCCGGACCCGGTGGCGCAGGCCCTGTCGACCGAAGGGCTCCCGGAGCAGGTGCGCGTACGTCGGGAGAAGCTGGACCGGATCAGGCGATCGGGGATCGACCCCTATCCGGTGACCTTCCCCCGCACCCACACCATGGCCGAGGTGATCGCGGAGTCCGCCGGCCTGCCGCCGGACACCTTCACCGGGCGGCGCGTCTCGATCGCCGGCCGCGTCATCCTCAAGCGTGACCACGGCAAGCTCGGCTTCGCTGAGCTGCGGGACGGGAGCGGCGACCTGCAGGTCATGGTCGACATCGCGGACGTGGGTGCCGCACAGGACGAGCTCTGGCGCCGCGACATCGATCTCGGTGACCACCTCGGCGTGACCGGTGAGGTGATCACCACGAGGAAGGGTGAGCTGTCGGTGCGCGCCGAGAGCCTCGCGCTGACCAGCAAGTCGCTCCGGCCGCTGCCCGACAAGCACCTCGGCCTCACTGACCCAGAGGCGCGGGTCCGCAACCGACATGTGGACCTGATCGTGCGCCCTGGGGCTCGCGACATCGCCTACAAGCGGGCGACGATCGTGCGCAGCGTGCGTGACTCCCTGCACGCGCGCGGCTTCACCGAGGTCGAGACCCCCATCCTGCAGCTGGTCCACGGGGGTGCGAACGCCCGGCCGTTCGAGACCCACATCAACGCCTACGACATGGACCTCTACCTCCGGATCGCCACCGAGCTGCACCTGAAGCGCCTCGTCGTCGGTGGGATGGAACGGGTCTTCGAGCTGGGGCGACAGTTCCGCAACGAAGGCGTCGACTTCAAGCACAACCCGGAGTTCACCTCGATGGAGGTCTACGCGACCTACGGCGACTACGACACCATGCGGGTCCTGACGCAGGAGATCATCCAGGAGGCGGCCGCGGCGATCTACGGATCGCCCATCGCGCGTCGTACGGACGAGAACGGCAAGACGGTCGAGCACGACTTCTCGGGAACCTGGCCGGTCAAGTCCGTGTGCGAGGCCGTGTCGGAGGCGCTCGGCGAGGAGATCACCGCTGACACACCACTGCCGCTCCTCCAGCGTCATGCCGCGGCCATCGGCCTGGACCTCGATGCGGACGCGTCCTGGGGCTTCGTGCTGGAGGAGGTCTACGCCGAGCTCTGTGAGGGCAGCACCACGACCCCGGTGTTCTACAAGGACTTCCCGAAGGAGAACGCTCCACTGACCCGACCGCACCGCGCGGACCCGCGGCTGGCCGAGAAGTGGGACCTGGTGATCTTCGGGGCCGAGCAGGGCACGGCGTACTCCGAGCTGGTCGACCCGCTCGACCAACGGGCGCGGCTCGTCGCCCAGTCGCTGCTGGCGGCAGCCGGCGATCCCGAGGCCATGCAGGTCGACGAGGACTTCCTCGGAGCACTCGAGTACGGCATGCCGCCGACCGGTGGGATGGGACTCGGCATCGACCGCCTCGTGATGAACCTGACCGGGCTGTCCATCAGGGACACGATCCTGTTCCCCCTCACCCGTCCGAACGACTGA
- a CDS encoding glutaredoxin domain-containing protein: protein MFNRKPPSVSASDAARAADAGRVVVYWRKGCPFCKRLQLVLGNRVDDVVWVDVWADPDASAYVRSVNDGDEVVPTVVIGGVPHTNPPPREVLAAL from the coding sequence GTGTTCAATCGGAAGCCCCCGTCGGTGTCGGCCTCTGACGCTGCCCGTGCGGCGGACGCGGGCCGGGTGGTCGTCTACTGGCGCAAGGGCTGCCCGTTCTGCAAGCGGCTCCAGCTCGTGCTCGGGAATCGGGTGGACGACGTCGTGTGGGTCGACGTGTGGGCCGACCCCGACGCGTCGGCGTACGTCAGGAGCGTCAACGACGGCGACGAGGTCGTCCCGACGGTCGTCATCGGCGGCGTGCCTCACACGAACCCGCCCCCGCGCGAGGTCCTCGCGGCGCTCTGA
- a CDS encoding YccF domain-containing protein translates to MRTLLNLVWLVLGGFWLFLGYVLAGVLLCIPIITIPWAIAAFRIAGFALWPFGRTIVAKPSAGVGSFIGNVIWFVLAGWWLVIAHIVSAVALAVTIIGIPLALADLKLIPISLAPLGKDIVPTRSGEFDRHR, encoded by the coding sequence GTGCGCACGCTCCTCAACCTCGTCTGGCTGGTCCTCGGCGGGTTCTGGCTGTTCCTCGGCTACGTGCTCGCCGGAGTGCTGCTGTGCATCCCGATCATCACGATCCCGTGGGCGATCGCTGCCTTCCGGATCGCGGGCTTCGCGCTCTGGCCCTTCGGCCGGACCATCGTCGCCAAGCCGTCGGCGGGCGTCGGCTCGTTCATCGGCAACGTGATCTGGTTCGTGCTGGCCGGCTGGTGGCTGGTCATCGCGCACATCGTGTCCGCCGTGGCGCTCGCAGTCACGATCATCGGCATCCCGCTGGCGCTCGCCGACCTCAAGCTCATCCCGATCTCGCTGGCGCCGCTCGGCAAGGACATCGTCCCCACCCGCAGCGGCGAGTTCGACCGCCACCGCTAG
- a CDS encoding VOC family protein, producing MASRLTEISLDCHDPDLLADFWCGVLGWEVVHREPGLVEISPARVEDQALLDAVRSGPVPPTIFLAKVDEPKVVKNRAHFDVSPVDVPQEEEVERILALGATRADVGQTGEESWTVLADPEGNEFCVLRSLAPGHFSL from the coding sequence ATGGCCTCCCGACTGACCGAGATCTCGCTCGACTGCCACGACCCGGACCTGCTCGCCGACTTCTGGTGCGGGGTGCTGGGCTGGGAGGTCGTCCACCGCGAGCCGGGGCTCGTGGAGATCAGTCCGGCGAGGGTCGAGGACCAGGCCCTGCTCGACGCCGTGCGTTCCGGACCGGTGCCGCCGACGATCTTCCTGGCGAAGGTCGACGAGCCGAAGGTCGTCAAGAACCGCGCGCACTTCGACGTCTCCCCCGTCGACGTACCGCAGGAGGAGGAGGTCGAGCGCATCCTCGCCCTGGGTGCCACGCGGGCCGACGTCGGGCAGACGGGCGAGGAGTCGTGGACGGTGCTCGCGGACCCGGAGGGCAACGAGTTCTGCGTGCTGCGCAGCCTCGCGCCCGGTCACTTCTCGCTGTGA
- a CDS encoding basic amino acid/polyamine antiporter, protein MSTRQENVVQKVSVLTLGAMVVGSMVGGGVFTLPRQFGAATGVLGAVIAWVIAGTGMLMLALVFQSLAVRRPDLDNGIYVYAQAGFGNYAGFNSAFGYWASNVAGNVFFMVFTMTSLGAFFPGLGQGNTVLAVVVASVGVWLFHILIARGIRQAAVINRIVTVAKLIPIVVFIVVVLLAFEARTFTDNFWGSETHTIGSLFDQVKDTMLVTTFVFLGVEGASVYSRLARRRRDVGRATVLGFLSVLALFASVTLVSYGVLPRSDLAAAEPPSMGSVLESVVGPWGSDLVDVAVIISVQGAYLAWTLVNAEVLYAPATTDVMPRFLTRNNRFATPIAALVSTTIAVQVLLLLVLFVDDALDFMLKLDTALSLIPYLLAAGYALKLTVTRETYRDDEERERRRQRSIAVVAVLYAVFLLYSAGAEYLLLACMIYAPGTLLYLAARREQGLRAFTPVEAVACALLSVAAVVGIVVISTGTLAM, encoded by the coding sequence GTGAGCACGCGCCAGGAGAACGTCGTACAGAAGGTCTCCGTCCTCACCCTCGGCGCCATGGTCGTCGGGTCCATGGTGGGCGGAGGCGTCTTCACGCTGCCGCGGCAGTTCGGTGCCGCCACTGGTGTCCTGGGTGCGGTCATCGCCTGGGTCATCGCCGGCACCGGCATGCTGATGCTCGCCCTCGTCTTCCAGTCGCTGGCCGTCCGGCGACCCGACCTGGACAACGGCATCTACGTCTACGCCCAGGCCGGGTTCGGGAACTACGCCGGCTTCAACTCCGCCTTCGGCTACTGGGCCAGCAACGTCGCCGGGAACGTGTTCTTCATGGTGTTCACGATGACCTCGCTCGGAGCGTTCTTCCCCGGCCTGGGCCAGGGAAACACCGTCCTCGCGGTGGTCGTGGCATCCGTGGGCGTCTGGCTCTTCCACATCCTCATCGCCCGCGGGATCCGGCAGGCGGCCGTGATCAACCGCATCGTCACCGTGGCCAAGCTGATTCCGATCGTGGTGTTCATCGTGGTCGTGCTGCTCGCCTTCGAGGCCCGCACCTTCACCGACAACTTCTGGGGGAGCGAGACCCACACGATCGGATCGTTGTTCGACCAGGTGAAGGACACGATGCTCGTCACCACCTTCGTCTTCCTGGGTGTCGAGGGAGCCAGTGTCTACTCGCGACTGGCGCGGCGACGCCGGGACGTGGGGCGCGCGACGGTGCTGGGGTTCCTGAGCGTGCTCGCGCTGTTCGCGTCGGTCACGCTGGTCTCGTACGGCGTGCTTCCGCGGTCCGACCTCGCCGCCGCCGAACCGCCGTCGATGGGCAGCGTGCTCGAGTCCGTGGTCGGCCCGTGGGGCTCGGACCTCGTGGACGTGGCGGTGATCATCTCCGTGCAGGGGGCCTACCTGGCCTGGACACTGGTCAACGCCGAGGTGCTCTACGCGCCCGCGACGACCGACGTCATGCCCAGGTTCCTCACCCGCAACAACAGGTTCGCCACCCCGATCGCGGCGCTGGTCAGCACCACCATCGCCGTCCAGGTGCTGCTCCTGCTGGTGCTCTTCGTCGATGATGCCCTGGACTTCATGCTCAAGCTGGACACGGCGCTCTCGTTGATCCCCTACCTGCTCGCGGCGGGCTATGCGCTGAAGCTCACCGTGACCCGCGAGACCTACCGCGACGACGAGGAGCGCGAGCGGCGCAGGCAGCGGAGCATCGCCGTCGTCGCGGTTCTCTACGCCGTGTTCCTGCTGTACTCGGCGGGCGCGGAGTACCTGTTGCTCGCCTGCATGATCTACGCGCCGGGCACGTTGCTGTACCTGGCCGCACGACGCGAGCAGGGACTGCGCGCATTCACTCCCGTGGAGGCGGTGGCGTGCGCGCTGCTCAGCGTGGCGGCGGTCGTCGGGATCGTCGTGATCTCCACCGGCACCCTGGCCATGTGA